Proteins from a genomic interval of Niabella soli DSM 19437:
- the gcvT gene encoding glycine cleavage system aminomethyltransferase GcvT yields MKETPFTQKHINLGAKMAEFAGYNMPISYSGINEEHQTVRKNAGVFDVSHMGEFIVKGPQALELIQRVTSNDAAKLKKNQAQYSCFTNDQGGIIDDLIVYCIEENAVYMIVVNAANIDKDWNWLTSHNSNSAELHNISDKTCLLAIQGPNATALLQPLTDVDILNLKYYTFEKGTFAGVKNVLISATGYTGAGGIEIYFENSDGAADKIWEALFAEGGPKGLKPIGLAARDTLRLEMGYCLYGNDLDDTTTPLEAGLGWITKFTKDFTASERLKKQKEAGVERKLVGFELTDKGIPRHGYEICDAGGNNIGTVTSGTQAPSLGKAIGLGYVKKEFAIFDTALFIKVRDKLLKAKVVKLPFA; encoded by the coding sequence ATGAAGGAAACTCCGTTTACGCAAAAACACATCAACCTGGGAGCCAAAATGGCTGAATTTGCAGGGTATAATATGCCGATCAGTTATTCGGGAATAAATGAAGAACATCAAACCGTGAGGAAAAATGCAGGAGTGTTTGACGTAAGCCATATGGGCGAATTTATTGTAAAGGGCCCGCAGGCGCTGGAACTGATCCAGCGGGTGACCAGTAATGATGCAGCCAAATTAAAAAAGAACCAGGCGCAATACAGTTGTTTTACCAATGACCAGGGCGGTATAATCGACGACCTGATCGTTTATTGTATTGAAGAGAATGCGGTTTATATGATTGTTGTTAATGCGGCAAATATCGACAAAGACTGGAACTGGCTCACCAGTCATAACAGCAACAGCGCAGAGCTGCATAATATCTCAGATAAAACCTGCCTTCTGGCGATTCAGGGACCCAATGCCACGGCCCTCTTGCAGCCCTTAACGGATGTGGACATCCTCAATTTAAAGTACTATACTTTCGAAAAGGGTACGTTTGCCGGTGTAAAAAACGTTTTAATAAGCGCCACGGGTTATACCGGAGCCGGTGGTATTGAGATCTATTTTGAAAACAGTGATGGCGCTGCTGACAAAATATGGGAGGCACTGTTTGCCGAAGGCGGCCCGAAGGGACTAAAACCAATAGGCCTGGCAGCCCGCGATACCTTGCGCCTTGAAATGGGCTATTGCCTCTATGGTAATGATCTGGATGACACCACCACCCCGCTGGAAGCAGGCCTGGGTTGGATCACAAAATTCACCAAAGATTTTACGGCCAGTGAACGGCTTAAAAAACAAAAAGAAGCGGGCGTGGAACGCAAACTGGTCGGCTTTGAATTAACAGATAAAGGCATTCCGCGTCATGGATACGAGATCTGTGATGCCGGTGGAAATAATATCGGAACCGTAACATCTGGCACACAAGCACCATCGCTGGGTAAAGCGATCGGGCTGGGTTATGTAAAAAAGGAGTTTGCCATTTTTGATACGGCGCTCTTTATTAAGGTGCGTGATAAATTACTGAAAGCAAAAGTGGTGAAACTACCCTTTGCCTGA
- a CDS encoding sterol desaturase family protein, giving the protein MKFEKIHNKGQARLFKNDYLEMLTKTHPLVIWGMYIPVIAYMLYYSNDTNNYSWSAVFLFFFIGIFSWSFFEYLAHRFIFHWVSDNPAAQKISYVMHGNHHHYPRDRQRLFMPPVPSLIIASALLGVFYLFMGSRALMFFPGFMLGYLMYGTMHYAIHAWNPPFKWMKGLWRNHHLHHYKDEHKGFGVSSTIWDHVFGTMFDLKKEKEDKEKVQALMFDKK; this is encoded by the coding sequence ATGAAATTCGAGAAGATTCATAATAAAGGACAGGCCAGGCTTTTTAAGAACGACTACCTGGAGATGCTGACAAAAACACATCCGTTGGTTATTTGGGGTATGTATATTCCTGTTATTGCCTATATGTTATATTATAGCAATGACACTAATAATTATAGCTGGAGCGCTGTTTTTTTATTCTTTTTTATTGGGATTTTTTCCTGGAGCTTTTTTGAATACCTGGCGCACCGGTTTATTTTTCATTGGGTAAGCGATAACCCCGCAGCGCAAAAGATCTCTTATGTAATGCATGGCAACCACCATCACTACCCAAGAGACCGCCAGCGTTTATTTATGCCACCGGTGCCCAGTCTGATTATAGCATCCGCCTTATTGGGCGTTTTTTATCTTTTTATGGGCTCCCGCGCTTTAATGTTTTTCCCCGGGTTTATGCTGGGCTATTTAATGTATGGAACCATGCACTACGCCATTCATGCCTGGAACCCGCCCTTTAAATGGATGAAAGGCCTGTGGCGCAATCACCACCTGCATCATTACAAAGACGAGCATAAAGGCTTTGGTGTAAGCAGTACTATCTGGGATCATGTGTTTGGTACGATGTTCGATCTTAAAAAAGAGAAAGAGGACAAAGAAAAAGTGCAGGCACTGATGTTTGATAAAAAATAG
- a CDS encoding SusC/RagA family TonB-linked outer membrane protein: MLQCSNLRVPTLHAPFKSTNGLWVTKWMLTLCLFFFASLGYANPLITKHPPDKTVSGKVTDEKGAPVDGATVLLKGTSVGVTTNAEGVFTIKVPNAGGILVVSHVGFVDQEVAIGNKSNLNITLISSKSEQLTDVVVVGYGKQKKVTVTGAVAQVKGTELEKSPAVNLSNSLAGRLPGVTAMQRNGEPGGDGSTLRIRGTNTLGNSSPLVVIDGVPDRAGGLERLNPAEVETMSVLKDASAAIYGARAANGVILITTKQGKAGKPMLSYDFSRGWQQPTTIPKMSNSAQYAELMNEQKLFSDVPYAEWGDAWKAFKTTGSYTKKAGGVVNSYYTPDDLKKFADGSSPLTHPNTDWYHTVFKKWAAQQNHTLQVSGGSENVKYLASLGYLKQDAYYKNSATGYQQYDMRMNLEAKVNKYITTTFGISLREEYRHYPTESASTIFRMLLRGKPTEIAQWPNGLPGMDIENGQNPVAITTGVTGYDRNKRDYIQSNGQIDITNPWVKGLKLTLQGAVDKYIRRDKRFATPWYLYNWDKKTYEADGVTPKLTKTLRSTFTDPNLRQADEAELRVNMVGMLSYDRVIKDAHTIGIMAGIQRETRDGDNFFAYRRYFISDALDILDAGGTVSQNLGGSAFNRATLSYFGRATYNYREKYLAEFVWRYDGSYFFPVNRQFGFFPGIMAGWNISKEKFMENARFVNNLKLRASYGQMGNDQVEFNGVIPEYGFLSLYQYGTRIQNGQVVKSLQESIVPNPNFTWEVADNANLGLDGTLLNNKINFTLEVFRNQRKQILIQRLGSTPLSSGISGKLPPVNAGQLENKGFEFSVGYNGRVNEFTYQVSLNGAYTKNKVVFWDENPGVPVYQRATGHPFGTSGYSFLAYEYDGVFKDAADIAATTSKISYDAVEKNLRPGDMKFKDVNGDGKIDALDQVRLDKTRDPIYTTGFSLNMAYKSFDLSILFQGAFGGLQLLNFNETGEFGNWLDYSYNHRWSADNPSSVDPRLVSRTNTYYTSGYRQNTYWLRSNNYLRFKNFELGYNLDPNIGKQIGIKQFRVYLGGQNLVTWQKLKLWDPEGTAENGYIYPQSRILSVGARVTF; the protein is encoded by the coding sequence ATGCTTCAATGCAGTAACCTGCGTGTGCCTACTCTGCACGCGCCTTTCAAATCCACAAACGGGCTCTGGGTAACAAAATGGATGCTTACTCTTTGTTTGTTTTTCTTTGCATCCCTGGGTTATGCAAACCCTTTAATTACAAAACATCCACCGGATAAAACCGTTTCCGGAAAAGTTACAGATGAAAAAGGAGCGCCTGTTGACGGTGCAACCGTCTTGCTCAAAGGCACTTCTGTTGGGGTTACCACTAACGCAGAAGGTGTTTTTACTATTAAAGTGCCCAACGCCGGTGGCATCCTGGTTGTTTCTCATGTGGGCTTTGTTGACCAGGAAGTAGCTATAGGCAATAAAAGTAATCTCAACATAACCCTCATAAGCAGTAAGTCGGAGCAACTGACAGACGTAGTAGTTGTGGGTTATGGTAAACAGAAAAAAGTAACCGTTACGGGTGCTGTAGCACAGGTGAAAGGGACTGAATTGGAAAAATCACCGGCCGTGAACCTGTCCAACTCGCTGGCGGGCCGTTTGCCGGGTGTAACCGCCATGCAGCGAAACGGAGAGCCGGGGGGTGATGGCTCCACGTTACGCATTAGGGGAACCAATACACTGGGAAACAGTTCTCCCCTGGTGGTTATTGATGGGGTGCCCGACCGCGCGGGTGGACTGGAGCGCCTTAATCCCGCTGAAGTAGAAACCATGTCGGTGCTAAAAGATGCATCGGCTGCCATCTACGGAGCACGCGCGGCCAACGGTGTTATCCTGATCACCACCAAACAGGGAAAGGCAGGAAAACCGATGCTCAGCTACGATTTTAGCAGGGGCTGGCAGCAACCTACCACCATTCCAAAAATGAGCAATTCCGCACAGTATGCCGAGCTGATGAATGAACAGAAACTATTCTCTGATGTACCCTACGCAGAATGGGGCGACGCCTGGAAGGCATTTAAAACAACCGGATCCTATACAAAAAAAGCTGGCGGAGTTGTAAACTCCTATTATACGCCAGACGACCTGAAAAAATTTGCAGATGGCTCCAGCCCGTTGACACACCCCAATACCGACTGGTACCATACCGTATTCAAAAAATGGGCTGCCCAGCAAAATCATACCCTGCAGGTTAGCGGTGGCTCGGAAAATGTGAAATACCTGGCATCCCTGGGCTATTTAAAGCAGGATGCATATTACAAAAACTCTGCAACCGGGTACCAGCAATATGATATGCGGATGAACCTCGAAGCCAAGGTAAACAAATATATCACTACTACTTTTGGCATCAGCCTCCGGGAGGAATATCGTCATTACCCAACAGAAAGTGCCAGTACTATTTTCAGGATGCTGCTACGTGGTAAACCTACTGAAATAGCCCAATGGCCCAACGGACTCCCGGGGATGGATATCGAGAATGGTCAAAACCCCGTTGCCATTACCACAGGAGTTACCGGGTACGATCGTAATAAGAGAGACTATATTCAATCCAACGGCCAGATAGATATTACCAATCCCTGGGTAAAGGGGTTAAAACTGACCCTGCAGGGGGCCGTGGATAAATACATCCGCCGCGACAAACGGTTTGCCACTCCCTGGTACTTGTATAACTGGGATAAAAAAACCTATGAAGCCGATGGCGTCACCCCCAAACTCACCAAAACGTTGCGGTCCACTTTTACCGACCCAAATCTAAGACAGGCGGATGAGGCTGAATTACGTGTAAATATGGTGGGCATGCTGAGCTATGACCGCGTTATCAAGGACGCGCATACCATTGGCATTATGGCCGGTATACAAAGGGAAACAAGAGACGGGGATAATTTCTTCGCTTACCGGCGCTATTTTATTTCTGATGCCCTGGACATCCTGGATGCCGGGGGCACTGTTTCGCAAAACCTTGGCGGCAGCGCTTTTAACCGGGCTACACTGAGCTATTTCGGACGAGCCACTTATAACTACCGGGAGAAATATTTAGCCGAATTTGTATGGCGTTATGATGGCTCTTATTTCTTCCCTGTAAACCGGCAATTTGGATTCTTCCCCGGTATAATGGCGGGCTGGAATATTTCCAAGGAGAAATTCATGGAAAATGCACGATTTGTTAATAATCTGAAACTCCGCGCTTCCTACGGCCAGATGGGTAACGACCAGGTGGAATTTAACGGGGTTATTCCTGAATACGGCTTTTTGTCCCTGTACCAGTATGGAACCCGGATACAGAACGGTCAGGTGGTTAAATCATTACAGGAAAGCATCGTACCCAACCCCAATTTTACCTGGGAAGTGGCCGATAACGCCAACCTGGGCCTGGACGGAACCCTATTGAATAATAAGATCAATTTCACCCTTGAAGTATTTAGAAACCAGCGGAAGCAGATCCTTATTCAACGGTTAGGCTCCACTCCGCTTAGCTCTGGTATTTCCGGGAAACTGCCACCTGTAAATGCAGGACAACTGGAAAACAAGGGTTTTGAATTTAGCGTGGGTTATAATGGCCGGGTAAATGAGTTTACTTACCAGGTGAGCCTGAACGGTGCTTACACGAAGAATAAAGTGGTTTTCTGGGATGAAAACCCGGGCGTACCAGTTTACCAGCGCGCCACCGGGCACCCCTTTGGAACCAGCGGCTATTCTTTCCTGGCGTATGAGTATGACGGGGTATTTAAAGATGCCGCAGACATAGCCGCCACTACCAGCAAGATCAGCTATGATGCCGTTGAAAAAAACCTGCGCCCCGGTGATATGAAGTTCAAGGATGTGAATGGCGATGGTAAAATTGACGCATTGGACCAGGTAAGGCTGGATAAAACCAGGGATCCGATCTACACCACCGGTTTCAGCCTTAATATGGCCTATAAATCCTTCGATCTGTCTATCCTTTTCCAGGGGGCCTTCGGTGGCTTGCAATTACTGAACTTCAACGAAACAGGTGAATTTGGTAACTGGTTAGATTACAGTTATAACCATCGCTGGTCGGCCGATAACCCCAGCAGTGTAGACCCCAGGCTGGTGAGCCGTACCAATACCTATTATACATCCGGGTACCGCCAAAACACCTACTGGTTAAGAAGCAATAATTACCTGCGGTTTAAAAACTTTGAATTGGGTTACAACCTGGATCCAAATATTGGAAAGCAAATCGGCATTAAACAGTTCCGGGTATACCTGGGCGGGCAGAACCTGGTTACCTGGCAAAAGTTGAAACTATGGGATCCGGAAGGAACTGCAGAGAACGGATATATTTATCCTCAATCCAGAATCTTAAGCGTAGGAGCCAGAGTAACTTTCTAA
- a CDS encoding RagB/SusD family nutrient uptake outer membrane protein — MKKTNYINILFLLAASLVFTACNKGFLDTKPQSKFPSDVTWSDPALAQAFINGLYAGLYEGGFSEEMLSSFTDESIFTHAGRGINTAMEGNLNPSNTGLILAATDWGNMYNIIRMTNLALEGLATATFDNPSLKQKLEGEARLLRAYYYHQLLRFYGGVPLITKSYKLGDDFKMARNTYAEVSDFIVKQADTAYTLLKDKQMQRGDVSALMALALKSRQLLYDASDLHDIPTAKTKSTVLSGFAKPELLGFVSGDRMARWTAARDAAKKVLDEAGSGYKTNLTAPASFDDAKKNYLSIAMGGASKHPDADPSVTTTKESIFERTFSPDLNEGAQQHGLRQGPNGYNNWAGNTPIEELVDDYGMMDGTQFDWNNPAEKADPYVNREPRFYICFLYDGAPWKPRGRPEDPANQIQTGSYTINGTILPGLDTRQGPIENWNGSFTGYYFRKFIDPDPNLRDNSGRQYVPWPFFRYTEAMFNYIEACIELGQDDEARTWLNKIRYRAGMPAVTESGDALRQRYRREKRVEMVFEEQRYFDARRWMIPAQTIGRKAVYIQVTGVLKPGATAPSPYRKDKTLFDYTYTPVETNSLENRTWLDKMYFRPIRLDEQQKNSLLEQNPGYQ; from the coding sequence ATGAAAAAGACAAACTATATAAATATCCTGTTCCTTTTGGCAGCAAGCCTTGTGTTTACTGCCTGTAATAAAGGATTCCTGGATACCAAGCCTCAGAGTAAATTTCCCTCGGACGTAACCTGGTCGGACCCTGCTCTTGCCCAGGCTTTTATAAACGGGTTATATGCCGGATTATATGAAGGCGGATTCTCGGAAGAAATGCTGTCCAGTTTTACGGATGAATCCATTTTTACCCACGCCGGCAGGGGCATCAATACAGCAATGGAGGGCAACTTAAACCCGTCCAACACAGGGCTGATACTTGCGGCTACCGACTGGGGGAATATGTATAATATTATCCGCATGACCAACCTGGCTTTGGAAGGCCTGGCTACCGCCACTTTTGATAATCCTTCTTTAAAACAAAAGCTGGAAGGAGAGGCCCGGCTACTCCGCGCCTATTATTACCATCAGTTGCTGCGTTTTTATGGCGGGGTGCCGCTGATCACAAAATCCTATAAACTGGGGGATGATTTTAAAATGGCCCGCAATACCTATGCAGAAGTGAGTGATTTTATAGTAAAGCAGGCCGATACAGCTTATACACTACTAAAAGATAAACAGATGCAACGCGGTGATGTTTCTGCGCTCATGGCGCTGGCGCTCAAATCACGGCAGTTGCTTTATGATGCCAGCGACCTGCATGATATACCCACTGCCAAGACAAAGTCAACAGTATTATCCGGGTTTGCCAAACCGGAGCTACTGGGTTTCGTAAGCGGCGACCGAATGGCCCGCTGGACAGCCGCCCGGGACGCTGCAAAAAAGGTGCTGGATGAAGCCGGTTCCGGTTACAAGACGAATCTTACCGCCCCGGCCTCCTTTGATGATGCGAAAAAGAATTACCTGTCCATCGCCATGGGCGGCGCCAGTAAGCACCCCGACGCCGATCCGTCTGTTACCACCACTAAAGAGTCGATCTTTGAACGGACCTTTAGTCCGGACCTGAACGAAGGCGCGCAACAGCATGGCTTGCGACAGGGGCCTAACGGCTATAATAACTGGGCGGGAAATACGCCGATAGAAGAGCTGGTGGATGACTATGGTATGATGGACGGAACGCAATTTGACTGGAACAACCCGGCTGAAAAAGCAGACCCCTATGTAAACCGCGAGCCCCGGTTTTATATTTGCTTTTTGTATGATGGCGCTCCCTGGAAGCCACGGGGCAGGCCTGAAGATCCGGCCAACCAGATACAAACAGGGTCTTACACTATAAACGGAACCATTCTTCCCGGTTTGGACACCCGCCAGGGGCCGATCGAAAACTGGAACGGCAGCTTTACCGGCTATTATTTCCGCAAGTTTATTGACCCCGACCCCAACCTGCGGGATAACTCCGGACGCCAGTATGTTCCCTGGCCTTTCTTCCGGTATACCGAAGCCATGTTTAACTATATTGAAGCCTGTATTGAACTGGGCCAGGATGATGAAGCAAGAACCTGGCTGAACAAGATCCGGTACCGGGCGGGGATGCCGGCGGTTACAGAATCCGGCGATGCGCTACGTCAACGCTACCGTCGTGAAAAAAGAGTGGAGATGGTTTTCGAAGAGCAGCGTTACTTTGATGCAAGAAGATGGATGATTCCCGCTCAGACAATTGGCAGAAAAGCGGTTTATATACAGGTAACCGGCGTTTTAAAACCGGGAGCTACCGCGCCTTCCCCCTACCGGAAGGATAAGACTTTGTTCGATTATACCTATACTCCCGTTGAAACCAACAGCCTGGAAAACCGGACCTGGCTGGACAAAATGTATTTTCGTCCGATCCGTTTGGACGAGCAACAAAAAAACAGCCTGCTGGAGCAAAACCCGGGATATCAATAG
- a CDS encoding serine hydrolase, with translation MKRTCCLILLFLCSMATTAQIKNDGFFEQLLRKNASPLLTDVLNKPDTFQYQLIYTEIKRNKNQEPQFIDHYLNVDRNRYFNPASTVKMPVAFAALEKINQLNGKITVQDVMLTDSSYSGQTAVTTDSTAENNLPSIAHYIKKIFLVSDNEAYNRLYEFDGQQYLNESLWKKGYNDIRITRRFTPMTEEENRHTNAIRFFNKGQLIYTQPPAYSTIRFRFPKNKILVGKGHWDKNDSLINTPMDFTTHNNLPLEDGYHLLRSVLFPSSVPASQRFQLKKEDYELLYTYLSELPYESRFPKYDTTEFFDSYTKFFFFRAGKEKILSYIRVFNKAGWSYGFLTDYCYVVDFKNNVEFMLSGTIYVNSDGILNDNKYEYETIGYPFFKEVGNIIYRHELNKKRTVTPDLSNWRKTYN, from the coding sequence ATGAAACGTACTTGTTGTTTGATCCTTTTATTCCTTTGTTCGATGGCTACTACTGCTCAAATCAAAAATGACGGCTTCTTTGAACAATTATTGCGGAAAAATGCTTCGCCCTTGCTGACGGATGTTTTAAACAAACCGGATACCTTTCAATACCAGCTTATTTATACGGAAATAAAAAGAAATAAAAACCAGGAACCGCAGTTTATCGATCATTACCTTAATGTGGACCGAAACCGTTACTTCAATCCGGCGTCCACCGTAAAAATGCCCGTGGCCTTTGCCGCGCTGGAAAAGATCAACCAGCTTAACGGTAAGATCACGGTGCAGGATGTAATGCTTACGGACAGTTCCTACAGCGGCCAAACAGCCGTTACCACCGATTCTACAGCGGAAAATAACCTGCCTTCTATTGCCCACTATATAAAAAAAATATTCCTGGTCAGCGATAATGAGGCCTACAACCGGTTATATGAATTTGACGGACAGCAATACTTAAACGAGTCTCTTTGGAAAAAAGGATACAACGATATCCGCATCACCCGCCGGTTTACACCTATGACCGAAGAAGAGAACCGGCATACCAATGCCATTCGTTTTTTTAACAAGGGGCAATTAATTTACACACAGCCCCCGGCTTACAGCACTATCCGTTTCCGGTTCCCCAAAAACAAGATCCTTGTTGGCAAAGGCCATTGGGACAAAAACGACAGTCTCATCAACACGCCGATGGATTTTACCACGCACAACAATCTTCCATTGGAGGATGGCTATCATTTGTTGCGCTCCGTATTATTTCCTTCATCGGTTCCAGCCAGCCAGCGGTTCCAGCTTAAGAAAGAAGACTATGAATTGCTGTACACGTATCTATCTGAACTTCCTTATGAAAGCCGTTTCCCGAAATATGATACCACCGAATTTTTTGACAGTTATACCAAGTTTTTCTTTTTCCGCGCGGGCAAAGAAAAAATACTTTCTTATATAAGAGTATTCAATAAAGCCGGCTGGAGCTATGGGTTTTTAACGGATTATTGTTATGTGGTGGATTTTAAAAATAATGTTGAGTTTATGCTGAGCGGCACCATTTATGTAAACAGTGACGGCATATTGAATGATAACAAATACGAATATGAAACCATCGGCTACCCCTTTTTTAAAGAAGTAGGAAATATCATCTATCGCCATGAATTGAATAAAAAACGGACTGTGACGCCTGATTTAAGCAACTGGCGCAAGACATACAACTGA
- a CDS encoding 2-phosphosulfolactate phosphatase: MNDKPTLYTSLSPALIHLYDLQDTVVVIIDVFRATSTIAAALHNGAGSVIPVDSVSEAIKISKEVGGIAAGERDGKLAEGLSHGNSPMEYKREFIEDKVLVLTTTNGTRLLHMALELGADDIVTGSFPNLSSVCNYLLQQKKNTVLACAGWKDKFNLEDTLFAGAVINRIKDHFSIHCDSSFMAEYMYTHNKADLLSFAKNLTHYHRLVNRFGYIDDIAFCLEEDSADVLPLYKDGHLVAG; encoded by the coding sequence ATGAACGATAAACCCACACTGTATACATCGTTATCCCCGGCGCTGATCCATTTATATGATCTGCAGGATACCGTAGTGGTTATTATTGATGTGTTCCGCGCTACTTCAACCATAGCGGCAGCCTTGCATAACGGCGCCGGATCTGTGATCCCGGTTGATTCCGTTTCCGAAGCCATTAAGATCAGTAAAGAGGTTGGAGGGATCGCTGCCGGCGAACGCGACGGTAAATTGGCGGAAGGGCTTAGCCACGGCAACTCTCCCATGGAATATAAACGGGAATTTATTGAAGATAAAGTCCTGGTACTTACCACAACCAATGGCACCCGGTTGCTGCACATGGCTTTGGAGCTGGGGGCGGATGATATTGTGACCGGATCGTTTCCGAACCTGTCTTCTGTATGTAATTACCTGTTGCAGCAAAAGAAAAATACGGTTCTGGCCTGTGCCGGATGGAAAGATAAATTTAACCTTGAGGACACGCTTTTTGCGGGCGCCGTTATCAATCGCATTAAAGACCATTTCTCCATTCATTGCGACAGTTCGTTTATGGCGGAATATATGTATACCCATAATAAGGCTGATTTATTGAGCTTTGCAAAAAACCTGACGCATTATCATCGCCTGGTAAACCGGTTCGGGTATATTGATGATATTGCTTTTTGCCTGGAAGAAGATAGTGCAGATGTGTTGCCGCTATATAAAGACGGACATCTGGTAGCGGGATAA
- a CDS encoding vanadium-dependent haloperoxidase, translated as MTRKILLGLLLFYSCGLPQKQPRDFDNIDISQVITRMTEVMVHDITSPPLAARFYSYACLAGYEVLAANNDSLQTMRHVLNGYPVIKKNKTLTGYNVKLSALLAMLETAGSMQPSGYLLKKYEQQFLDSCKNAGLDAQVIDQSHRYATYISDRILAYAKADGYNKLSALPKYTPLGNEGNWYPTPPAFMQAVEPYFNKVRPFTLDSAAQFKPAPPVAFSKSKESGFYTLMMGNYKEMLDSSKKTIAAFWDCNPFAVQDNGHLMAGVKKISPGAHWLGITGIVCATTKKSFEQTMFIYTTMSVGLMDAFISCWDEKFRSNRIRPETAIRKYIDPTWEPLLQTPPFPEYTSGHSVASATSATILTHYFGDNFPFTDSVEVSYGLPPRKFASFQNAAIEAGLSRFFGGIHFMDAINNGREQGLKVGARVLEKISAGSKTK; from the coding sequence ATGACAAGGAAAATTTTATTGGGGCTTCTTTTATTTTATAGCTGCGGGTTACCCCAAAAACAACCAAGGGATTTTGATAACATCGATATCAGTCAGGTTATAACCCGGATGACTGAGGTGATGGTGCACGATATTACGAGCCCGCCGCTGGCGGCAAGGTTTTACTCCTACGCCTGTTTGGCCGGTTATGAAGTGCTGGCAGCCAATAATGATTCGCTCCAAACCATGCGGCATGTGCTAAACGGATATCCGGTCATTAAAAAGAATAAAACCCTTACAGGATATAATGTAAAGTTAAGCGCCTTACTGGCGATGTTGGAAACAGCAGGCAGCATGCAGCCTTCAGGCTATCTTTTAAAAAAATACGAGCAGCAGTTTCTTGATTCCTGCAAAAATGCAGGATTAGATGCGCAGGTAATTGATCAGTCCCACCGGTATGCGACTTATATCAGCGACAGGATCCTTGCGTATGCCAAAGCAGACGGCTATAATAAATTAAGCGCCCTGCCCAAATATACCCCCCTTGGGAATGAAGGGAACTGGTACCCCACTCCCCCGGCATTTATGCAAGCGGTAGAGCCTTACTTTAATAAGGTACGCCCGTTTACGTTAGATTCGGCAGCGCAGTTTAAGCCGGCTCCCCCGGTGGCCTTTTCAAAAAGTAAAGAGTCAGGCTTCTATACGCTTATGATGGGGAACTATAAGGAAATGTTAGACTCATCAAAAAAGACAATCGCTGCCTTTTGGGATTGTAATCCTTTTGCCGTGCAGGATAACGGGCATCTGATGGCAGGGGTAAAGAAGATATCCCCGGGAGCACATTGGCTGGGCATTACCGGCATAGTCTGCGCCACTACGAAAAAAAGCTTTGAGCAAACGATGTTTATTTACACAACAATGTCAGTAGGGTTAATGGACGCGTTTATCAGTTGTTGGGATGAAAAATTCAGAAGCAACCGTATTCGACCCGAAACCGCTATACGAAAGTATATAGACCCCACCTGGGAACCGTTGTTGCAAACGCCGCCCTTTCCGGAATATACGAGTGGCCATTCAGTAGCATCGGCTACTTCGGCAACAATTTTAACACACTATTTTGGCGATAATTTCCCGTTTACCGATAGTGTAGAAGTTTCTTATGGACTGCCTCCCCGAAAATTTGCTTCTTTTCAGAATGCAGCAATTGAAGCCGGCCTTTCAAGGTTTTTTGGTGGCATTCATTTTATGGACGCCATCAACAACGGGCGGGAGCAGGGGCTGAAAGTGGGAGCCCGGGTGTTAGAAAAGATCAGCGCGGGTTCAAAAACAAAATAA